From the Rhizomicrobium palustre genome, the window CAATGAATACCCGAAACCACGCCATAATTGCCGTCATGGTTGTGCCCATTCAGCCAAAGCTTCACGCAAGGATGCGGCGAGATAAGCGAGATAACGTCTTTGGCATTCCAGAGGTTGTGCGGATTTTCCGGGAAAATCGGAAAATGGCAAAGCAAGGCAACTCTTTTTCCCGCGCGGTCCGCGGCGGCGAGAATACCCTCCAGCCAGGCAAGCTGTGCCGCTCCTAAGCCCCCATCCCAATTGGGCGCATCTGGATATCTCTCAGCCTTAAGCTTGCGGCTCGCCACATCCTCTGCGCTGCCATGCGGCCAGCCATAGGTGGAAAGATCGTTGCCATCGAGCACGACAAATATCCAGTCCTTATGTTCGAAGCTGTAATAGCGGGTCGGCATGCCGAGACGCGCGGCTATGCTGGGCTTCAAATCCTCGGCTACCGCAAAATCGTGATTGCCGAGCACAGAATGCAAGGGACAGGTGAATTTCGCCGTGAGCGGCAGAACGGTATCGAAGTTTTTCGCATCGCCATCGATGAAATCGCCCAGATG encodes:
- a CDS encoding metallophosphoesterase, giving the protein MDRRRVMGLSAGLAFLASRQAKAEAAMFRIGVIADAQYADKDDEPPRLYRRAPAKIAEAVETLNHAGIDFAVHLGDFIDGDAKNFDTVLPLTAKFTCPLHSVLGNHDFAVAEDLKPSIAARLGMPTRYYSFEHKDWIFVVLDGNDLSTYGWPHGSAEDVASRKLKAERYPDAPNWDGGLGAAQLAWLEGILAAADRAGKRVALLCHFPIFPENPHNLWNAKDVISLISPHPCVKLWLNGHNHDGNYGVVSGIHCVNLKGMLDTEETAYAVLAFYADHIALKGYGRQPDLTLALR